A single genomic interval of Streptomyces showdoensis harbors:
- a CDS encoding FmdB family zinc ribbon protein, with translation MPRYEYRCRTCGDTFELSRPMAESSDPAACPAGHDDTVKLLSAVAVGGGGGKGSAPAPSGGGGGGGCCGGGCCG, from the coding sequence ATGCCTCGTTACGAGTACCGCTGCCGGACCTGCGGCGACACCTTCGAGCTCAGCCGTCCCATGGCCGAGTCCTCCGACCCCGCCGCCTGCCCCGCCGGGCACGACGACACCGTCAAGCTCCTCTCCGCCGTCGCCGTCGGCGGCGGCGGCGGGAAGGGCTCCGCCCCCGCCCCCAGTGGTGGTGGCGGCGGAGGCGGCTGCTGCGGGGGCGGGTGCTGCGGATAG
- a CDS encoding HAD family hydrolase, translating to MNAAYKDAEGTGSGTAAPSPGPGRGRGAAAPTVLVASDLDRTLIYSTAALSLGMPDAQAPRLLCVEVHESKPLSYLTEKASAELRALAAETVFVPTTTRTRKQYQRIRLLGDTPPKYAICANGGHLLVDGVSDPDWHAEVLRRVAESCAPLAEVRAYFTATTDLSWVRKHRVAEDLFAYLVVERERLPEEWLARFTEWAGERGWTVSLQGRKVYAVPKPLTKSAAVREVARRVGATLTLAAGDSLLDADLLLAADRAWRPGHGELADDDWTAPHVEALAERGVAAGEEILRRFRATARAHAAPGPDAAAVTDRP from the coding sequence GGGCCCGGGCCGGGGCCGGGGCGCCGCGGCGCCGACCGTCCTGGTCGCCAGCGACCTCGACCGCACCCTCATCTACTCCACCGCGGCCCTCTCCCTCGGCATGCCCGACGCCCAGGCGCCCCGGCTGCTGTGCGTGGAGGTCCACGAGTCGAAGCCGCTCTCGTACCTGACCGAGAAGGCCTCCGCCGAACTGCGGGCGCTGGCCGCCGAAACGGTCTTCGTGCCGACCACCACCCGCACCCGCAAGCAGTACCAGCGCATCCGGCTGCTCGGCGACACCCCGCCGAAGTACGCGATCTGCGCCAACGGCGGGCACCTGCTCGTCGACGGCGTCTCCGACCCCGACTGGCACGCCGAGGTGCTCCGCCGGGTCGCCGAGTCCTGCGCCCCGCTCGCCGAGGTCCGCGCCTACTTCACCGCCACCACGGACCTGTCCTGGGTGCGCAAGCACCGCGTCGCCGAGGACCTGTTCGCCTATCTCGTCGTCGAGCGGGAGCGACTGCCCGAGGAGTGGCTGGCCCGCTTCACCGAGTGGGCGGGGGAGCGCGGCTGGACGGTCTCGTTGCAGGGCCGCAAGGTGTACGCCGTGCCGAAGCCGCTCACCAAGAGCGCGGCCGTCCGCGAGGTCGCCCGCCGGGTCGGCGCCACGCTCACCCTCGCCGCCGGGGACTCGCTCCTCGACGCCGATCTGCTGCTCGCCGCCGACCGGGCCTGGCGCCCGGGGCACGGCGAACTCGCCGACGACGACTGGACGGCGCCCCACGTGGAGGCGCTGGCCGAGCGGGGCGTGGCGGCGGGCGAGGAGATCCTGCGCCGCTTCCGGGCCACGGCCAGGGCGCACGCGGCGCCCGGGCCGGACGCCGCGGCGGTCACGGACCGGCCCTGA